A genomic segment from Curtobacterium sp. MCSS17_007 encodes:
- a CDS encoding carbohydrate ABC transporter permease — protein MSVGLANQTVTVTRAITTKRSARAPRPRRTAKGLPFTILGIVFLAIMIFPVYWMVNTSLQATSGAATATWFPWNPTFAGYQAAFQQQGQNFVSSMIIGLGTVVLTLAIATPAAYGLARFRMRGTKVFLLVLLITQMIPGIVIANALYTLFNNVGLLNSYVGLILADSAVQVPFAILLMRAFMESIPPSLVEAALVDGANDLRAFVSIVLPISRNAIVTAALFTFLGAWGDFLIALTLTSTDAVRPITLGIYNYIGSNVTDWGPVMATSVLASLPAAVLLIVAQRYISAGALGGAVK, from the coding sequence ATGAGCGTCGGACTCGCGAACCAGACCGTCACCGTCACCCGCGCGATCACGACGAAGCGGAGCGCTCGGGCACCCCGCCCACGTCGCACCGCGAAGGGGTTGCCGTTCACGATCCTCGGGATCGTGTTCCTCGCGATCATGATCTTCCCCGTGTACTGGATGGTGAACACGAGCCTCCAGGCCACCTCCGGAGCCGCCACCGCGACCTGGTTCCCGTGGAACCCGACGTTCGCCGGCTACCAGGCGGCGTTCCAGCAGCAGGGGCAGAACTTCGTCTCGAGCATGATCATCGGCCTCGGTACCGTGGTGCTGACGCTGGCGATCGCGACCCCGGCGGCGTACGGGCTCGCCCGGTTCCGGATGCGCGGCACGAAGGTGTTCCTCCTCGTGCTGCTCATCACGCAGATGATCCCCGGCATCGTCATCGCGAACGCGCTCTACACGCTGTTCAACAACGTCGGGCTGCTCAACAGCTACGTCGGCCTGATCCTGGCCGACAGCGCCGTACAGGTCCCGTTCGCGATCCTGCTCATGCGCGCGTTCATGGAGTCGATCCCGCCGAGCCTGGTCGAGGCCGCGCTCGTCGACGGCGCGAACGACCTCCGCGCGTTCGTCTCCATCGTGCTGCCGATCAGCCGCAACGCGATCGTCACCGCCGCCCTGTTCACGTTCCTCGGGGCGTGGGGCGACTTCCTCATCGCGCTCACCCTCACATCCACCGACGCCGTCCGCCCGATCACGCTCGGCATCTACAACTACATCGGCTCGAACGTGACCGACTGGGGACCCGTCATGGCGACGTCCGTCCTCGCGTCGCTCCCGGCAGCCGTGCTCCTCATCGTCGCCCAGCGCTACATCTCCGCCGGGGCGCTCGGTGGGGCGGTCAAGTGA
- a CDS encoding ThuA domain-containing protein → MTTTPLRITVWGENVHEQVEQHVAERYPDGMHGAIADGIRENLPDAVVRTATMQEPEHGLTDAVLAETDVLTWWGHAAHADVDDAVVDRVHKHVLSGMGLVVLHSGHWSKIFGKLMGTTCTLRWRSEHDQELVWTVNPQHPITRGVPNPIVIPEQEMYGEYFDVPTPDELVFISGFTGGEVFRSGMTYRRGLGKIFYFSPGDQDFPVYHHPDVRRVVANGAEWARPERERELPTLRRYDLGEYFEGQHYRGPFDDAPDEDEPAAADTDAHEGARA, encoded by the coding sequence ATGACCACCACCCCGTTGCGCATCACCGTCTGGGGCGAGAACGTCCACGAGCAGGTCGAGCAGCACGTCGCCGAGCGCTACCCGGACGGCATGCACGGCGCGATCGCCGACGGCATCCGCGAGAACCTGCCCGACGCCGTCGTCCGCACCGCCACCATGCAGGAGCCCGAGCACGGGCTGACCGACGCCGTGCTCGCCGAGACCGACGTCCTGACCTGGTGGGGGCACGCCGCCCACGCCGACGTCGACGACGCCGTGGTCGACCGGGTCCACAAGCACGTGCTGTCCGGCATGGGCCTCGTCGTCCTGCACTCCGGCCACTGGTCGAAGATCTTCGGCAAGCTCATGGGCACGACCTGCACGCTGCGCTGGCGGAGCGAGCACGACCAGGAGCTCGTCTGGACCGTGAACCCGCAGCACCCGATCACGCGCGGCGTCCCGAACCCGATCGTCATCCCCGAACAGGAGATGTACGGCGAGTACTTCGACGTGCCCACGCCCGACGAGCTGGTCTTCATCTCCGGGTTCACCGGCGGCGAGGTCTTCCGGAGCGGCATGACCTACCGCCGCGGCCTGGGGAAGATCTTCTACTTCTCCCCCGGTGACCAGGACTTCCCCGTGTACCACCACCCGGACGTCCGACGGGTGGTCGCCAACGGCGCCGAGTGGGCGCGACCGGAGCGCGAGCGGGAACTGCCGACCCTGCGCCGCTATGACCTCGGTGAGTACTTCGAGGGCCAGCACTACCGTGGGCCGTTCGACGACGCCCCGGACGAGGACGAACCCGCCGCCGCCGACACGGACGCCCACGAGGGAGCCCGCGCATGA
- a CDS encoding FN3 domain-containing metallophosphoesterase family protein has translation MTSQHPARRRRTARTVGAATAALAAIAASTMVGSVPSASAEEAPLIASGTTTWQYLEDGSDPAAGQTDRTAWTTGALPSGDWKTGAGSFGAKNGSATGMGGGHTVDTLLEQYLADGKDVPTYFFRTSFEADATDLATWRSLTAEVTYDDALVVFVNGQRVAGFEDSGVAQNVQYAGDNGGDPDESTFSIDASVLHEGTNDIAVALYQGRSNSSDVYFDMESLVPVAADVPAQISDVVMTVGSDERSRNLAWYSDSTAAEVAQVVPASQLVDGAFPAAGATEVASTSGTATDGQQYHHATLGGLAASTEYAYRVGSESDGWSPVTTFRTGDGDGDYSFIFIGDAQIGASGDAAADTQGWKDTLDTAERAFPDTEMVFSAGDQVNTASNEAQYEGFLSPDQLRRIPLVTNIGNHDVASLAYEQHFALPNVSSEHGKPDATRAGGDYWFVHGDTLYISFNSNDKDDAGHAEFARKVLEEHGDEARWKVVTFHHSVYSTASHSDDSDIITRRADLPPALSALDVDLVLMGHDHVYVRSYLMSGTTPVGSGAPAETVTPTGDEVLYVTANSSSGSKYYDIKPGPFDFAAVQNQEYTPNFTNVEVSDDEIAMTTYRSADMSVVDRVTLQKPAEPTDPSDPGTDPADPADPGTDPADPADPGTDPADPGTDPTAPADPGAEPGTDPTAPADDAPVAADLATLSEATHTLRVDAVDEEAGTVTVTVPRALAGAPLDWFVHSDAEYLGDDPSDDDGVLTLRLPVDLEAGTHTLVAQRADGSVATWGTFAYVVDPVTGRPTGELALTGADVLPLAAGSALAVAAGLGIALAARRRRA, from the coding sequence ATGACCTCCCAGCACCCCGCACGACGGCGGCGCACCGCACGCACGGTCGGAGCCGCCACCGCGGCCCTCGCCGCGATCGCCGCCAGCACGATGGTCGGCTCCGTGCCGAGCGCCTCTGCCGAGGAAGCGCCGCTCATCGCCTCCGGCACGACGACCTGGCAGTACCTCGAGGACGGCAGCGACCCCGCCGCCGGCCAGACCGACCGCACCGCGTGGACCACGGGCGCCCTGCCCAGCGGCGACTGGAAGACCGGAGCCGGATCGTTCGGCGCGAAGAACGGCTCGGCGACGGGCATGGGCGGCGGGCACACCGTCGACACCCTGCTCGAGCAGTACCTCGCCGACGGCAAGGACGTCCCGACGTACTTCTTCCGGACCTCGTTCGAGGCGGACGCCACCGACCTCGCCACCTGGCGGTCGCTCACCGCCGAGGTCACCTACGACGACGCCCTCGTGGTCTTCGTCAACGGTCAGCGCGTCGCCGGCTTCGAGGACTCCGGTGTCGCCCAGAACGTGCAGTACGCGGGTGACAACGGCGGCGACCCGGACGAGAGCACCTTCTCGATCGACGCCTCGGTGCTGCACGAGGGCACGAACGACATCGCGGTCGCCCTGTACCAGGGCCGGTCGAACAGCTCCGACGTCTACTTCGACATGGAGTCCCTCGTCCCCGTCGCCGCGGACGTGCCGGCGCAGATCTCGGACGTCGTCATGACGGTCGGGTCGGACGAGCGCTCGCGGAACCTGGCGTGGTACTCCGACTCGACCGCTGCCGAGGTCGCGCAGGTCGTCCCCGCGTCGCAGCTCGTCGACGGTGCCTTCCCCGCCGCCGGTGCCACCGAGGTCGCGAGCACCTCCGGCACCGCCACCGACGGGCAGCAGTACCACCACGCGACCCTCGGCGGGCTGGCGGCGTCCACCGAGTACGCCTACCGCGTCGGCAGCGAGTCCGACGGTTGGAGCCCGGTCACCACGTTCCGCACCGGCGACGGTGACGGTGACTACTCGTTCATCTTCATCGGTGACGCCCAGATCGGTGCGTCCGGCGACGCCGCCGCGGACACGCAGGGCTGGAAGGACACCCTCGACACCGCCGAGCGGGCCTTCCCGGACACGGAGATGGTGTTCTCCGCCGGCGACCAGGTGAACACCGCGTCGAACGAGGCACAGTACGAGGGCTTCCTGTCGCCCGACCAGCTACGGCGGATCCCGCTCGTGACGAACATCGGCAACCACGACGTGGCGAGCCTGGCGTACGAGCAGCACTTCGCCCTGCCCAACGTCAGCAGCGAGCACGGCAAGCCCGACGCCACCCGCGCCGGCGGCGACTACTGGTTCGTCCACGGCGACACGCTCTACATCTCGTTCAACTCGAACGACAAGGACGACGCCGGTCACGCGGAGTTCGCCCGGAAGGTGCTGGAGGAACACGGTGACGAGGCCCGTTGGAAGGTCGTCACCTTCCACCACTCGGTCTACAGCACGGCGTCGCACTCGGACGACTCGGACATCATCACCCGCCGGGCCGACCTGCCGCCGGCACTCAGCGCCCTCGACGTCGACCTCGTGCTCATGGGCCACGACCACGTCTACGTCCGCAGCTACCTGATGAGCGGCACGACACCGGTCGGCTCCGGTGCCCCTGCGGAGACGGTCACGCCGACCGGCGACGAGGTGCTCTACGTCACGGCCAACTCGTCGTCCGGCAGCAAGTACTACGACATCAAGCCGGGGCCGTTCGACTTCGCCGCGGTGCAGAACCAGGAGTACACGCCGAACTTCACGAACGTCGAGGTCTCGGATGACGAGATCGCGATGACCACGTACCGCTCGGCGGACATGTCGGTCGTGGACAGGGTGACGCTGCAGAAGCCGGCGGAGCCCACCGACCCGAGCGACCCCGGCACCGACCCGGCCGACCCGGCCGACCCCGGCACCGACCCGGCCGACCCGGCCGACCCCGGCACCGACCCGGCCGACCCCGGCACGGACCCGACGGCACCGGCTGACCCCGGCGCCGAGCCCGGAACCGACCCGACGGCCCCCGCGGACGACGCCCCGGTCGCCGCCGACCTCGCCACGCTGAGCGAGGCGACGCACACCCTGCGCGTCGACGCCGTCGACGAGGAGGCCGGCACCGTCACGGTCACCGTGCCCCGGGCCCTCGCCGGCGCGCCCCTCGACTGGTTCGTCCACTCGGACGCCGAGTACCTCGGTGACGACCCGAGCGACGACGACGGCGTGCTGACGCTGCGGCTGCCGGTCGACCTCGAAGCGGGGACCCACACCCTCGTCGCCCAGCGCGCCGACGGCTCGGTCGCGACCTGGGGCACCTTCGCGTACGTCGTCGACCCGGTGACCGGCCGTCCGACCGGCGAGCTCGCTCTCACGGGAGCGGACGTCCTGCCGCTCGCCGCGGGCAGCGCCCTCGCGGTGGCCGCCGGTCTCGGCATCGCGCTGGCGGCCCGACGCCGTCGCGCCTGA
- a CDS encoding Gfo/Idh/MocA family oxidoreductase → MTDHAPLRVVQVGAGGMGRAWLGTVAADPDVELVGIVDLDLDAARSGAELAGAPTIAVGRDLPALLADTGAEAVLDITVPVAHHPVTMDALHAGLPVLGEKPAAQTVAEALSLAAAAEATGQLFMVSQSRRYNDQLVAFRQHVRALGGVGSLNTRFAKAPHFGGFREEMDDVLLLDMAIHAFDSARYVLERDPVSVYCESWNPSWSWYRGDANAAAVFTFEDDVRYVYDGSWCAPGDETSWNGDWRATGASGSAAWDGDHDPSSVVDDAPGAPEAAPGVGTEIAGALASFVRAVRTGSTPDGEVHGNVMSLVMVDAAIASARSGQRVVVDHVLEQAHATALEVERDDAVRERLAAWGSVRQALAAAPDRTPAG, encoded by the coding sequence ATGACCGACCACGCCCCGCTGCGGGTCGTGCAGGTCGGCGCGGGTGGCATGGGTCGCGCGTGGCTCGGCACCGTCGCCGCCGACCCGGACGTCGAGCTGGTCGGCATCGTCGACCTGGACCTCGACGCCGCCCGCTCCGGGGCCGAGCTCGCCGGGGCCCCGACGATCGCCGTGGGCCGTGACCTGCCCGCGCTCCTGGCCGACACCGGCGCCGAGGCGGTCCTGGACATCACGGTGCCCGTCGCCCACCACCCGGTCACGATGGACGCCCTGCACGCGGGGCTCCCCGTCCTCGGCGAGAAGCCGGCCGCGCAGACCGTCGCCGAGGCGCTCTCCCTCGCCGCCGCCGCCGAGGCGACCGGCCAGCTGTTCATGGTGTCGCAGTCGCGCCGGTACAACGACCAGCTCGTCGCGTTCCGACAGCACGTCCGCGCGCTCGGCGGGGTCGGCAGCCTGAACACCCGGTTCGCGAAGGCTCCGCACTTCGGCGGCTTCCGCGAGGAGATGGACGACGTCCTGCTGCTCGACATGGCGATCCACGCGTTCGACTCCGCCCGGTACGTGCTCGAGCGGGACCCGGTGTCGGTGTACTGCGAGTCGTGGAACCCGTCCTGGTCCTGGTACCGCGGCGACGCGAACGCCGCGGCGGTGTTCACCTTCGAGGACGACGTCCGCTACGTCTACGACGGCTCGTGGTGCGCGCCGGGCGACGAGACGTCGTGGAACGGCGACTGGCGGGCGACCGGAGCCTCGGGCTCGGCCGCGTGGGACGGGGACCACGACCCCTCGAGCGTCGTCGACGACGCACCCGGCGCCCCCGAGGCGGCCCCCGGTGTCGGCACCGAGATCGCCGGAGCGCTCGCGTCCTTCGTGCGGGCGGTCCGGACGGGCAGCACCCCGGACGGCGAGGTGCACGGCAACGTCATGAGCCTGGTGATGGTGGACGCGGCGATCGCCTCGGCCCGCTCGGGACAGCGCGTCGTGGTCGACCACGTGCTCGAGCAGGCCCACGCGACGGCGCTCGAGGTCGAGCGGGACGACGCGGTCCGCGAGCGGCTCGCCGCGTGGGGGTCGGTGCGACAGGCGCTCGCGGCGGCGCCGGACCGGACGCCTGCCGGTTGA